From a single Hyalangium gracile genomic region:
- a CDS encoding LysR family transcriptional regulator — MLHRRGGRRLGMSAASVSKALTRLEEGAGVRLLHRSTHARALTEAGEALIVSKRTRPRR; from the coding sequence ATGCTTCATCGCCGTGGTGGGCGCCGGCTCGGGATGTCGGCGGCGAGCGTGTCGAAGGCGCTCACCCGGCTCGAGGAGGGCGCCGGCGTGCGGCTCCTCCACCGGTCGACCCACGCGCGCGCTCTCACCGAGGCCGGAGAGGCCCTGATCGTCTCGAAACGGACGCGTCCACGACGATGA